The nucleotide sequence CTTGCTAACCAACAATCTATGGCTACAATATCACCTGCAACTGGTCCTAGCGGTAATGCAGTTTCAGGACCATCAAAGATTGATCCTAACCAGATCCCCCGTCCCGTTCCAAGTTCTTCAGTCCTTCTGCACGAAACTCGCCAGGGTAACCAAGCTAATCCTCCACCGGTACTTATCATAACTTTTctcaatttttttttctatttatttcTTTTTCAGTGCGTGAATGGTCTACTCTGGTCATTAATATCTTTTAAATGTCAAGTATGTAAAAGTAGTAGCGTTAGTGAAAACAGCTCAAGTGGGTTGCATGATTCATAAGGGTGAAAATTACAAAAAGATTATATGTAATTCAAAAACTTTCTGCGTTCTTGTGATTCAGATAGTGAAATTTTTTATTGAAAGAATAGACCTTCTGTATAtctataaaaattataataaagtTTGTGTTGTGGGGTTGATATGACCCACACTAAATTGCCCATTTTCACCTGAACCTATTTCTTCCTGTTACCCAACTCGCTCATCTTTCTTGATTTCTATTATGGTTTATATGTTGTGATTTTATGCCTTCTAATATGGTGTTTAATATTAAAGCCTGCTACAAGCGAATTTATAGTAAGGGATACTGGAAATTGCAGTCCTCGGTACATGAGGAGCACCATTAATCAGGTAGATAGCACTATCTccattcatttcataaatttaattttCTTGTTAAATGTTTGTTTGttagttaatgttaatgttaatgtatgATTGGTTTTTTGTTTCCTTTTTCAGATTCCTTGCACGGCTTATCTTTTAAACACGTCTGGCATGCAATTGGCTCTGTTGGTCCAGCCCTTAGCACTTCCTCATCCATCCGAAGAACCTATCCAAGTAAACCTTCAACTTGTTGTTGTTTCTAAGATATTAATTGATTGATATATGGTTTTAAAGTTGAAGAGTAATCAGTTTATTTAGTCATAATCGTTATATATGGGATGTAAGTTTGTTGAGGGACTTCTTTTTCTATTATATGATAAACATGAATGAATTACTTTCAGATAGTGGATTTTGGTGAAGGTGGTCCTGTTCGTTGTTCGCGCTGCAAAGGCTACATCAACCCATTTATGAAGTTTGTCGATCAAGGAAAACGTTTTATTTGTAACTTTTGTGGTGAGTACTGATATCTCCTGTTTTCCACCTTTTGCTTATCATCATTTATGTCAAAGAAATATATAGCATGGTCAAATCTTGCCTTAGACAGTAACTATTGCCACTTAAAGTTGCTCGAGTTGTATGATTGATGAAAAGATATATCTTTAAAAAAAGTGTAGCTTGCCACTTAGAAAATAAATTAAACGAACCGGCACTCTTTTTTTAGGGTTCACAGATGAAACCCCGCGTGAGTATCAGTGCAATCTAGGTCCAGATGGGAGGCGTAGAGATGCAGACGAGCGGCCTGAGCTATGTAGAGGAACAGTTGAATTTGTTGCAACAAAGGAGTTTCTGGTTCGTGAACCAATGCCTGCTGTATTCTTTTTCCTCATTGATGTATCAATGAATGCCTTGCAAACTGGTGCAGTCGCTGGAGCTTGTAGTGCTATCAGCCGAGTTGTTGCTGATCTTCCTGTAAGTTCATGTTGTTAATTGTGGCTACTACATGTGGTAAAATGGGTGGGTTGAGTTACAAGTCAAAGGATGTTATTCGGGTTGAAACTGTCTGGTTTTGAAAAAACTGTCTATCCTTTGCAAAAACATCTAGTTAAAAAGTATGGTTACATGAATAATAATGTAAGTTTATTCTGTCGTGCAGGAGGGTCCACGAACAATGGTGGGAATTGCAACATTTGACTCTACCATCCAGTTTTACAATTTAAAACGTGCATTTCAACAGGTAATTAGTTAACCACAATGTTAATTTGTATTTTAACTTGAAGATAAGATAATTTAGGTGTTTGTGGTTAAGCTTGTGGTACTTTGTTGTGGCAGCCACTGATGCTTATAGTTCCTGACATTGAAGATGTCTACACTCCTCTTCAAACTGATGTTATTGTTCAACTTTCTGAGGTAAATATATGAATCATGCAACATTCTAAAATTTTATGGACTTCGCTTCTCGCTAGCGTGTGATTATTACTTTGTttgatttattaatatattaatatgtatattcaAAAGCATCTGCTTTTATGTAAATTTGGAGGTGATTAACTTGTCATCATGAGATTACAGTGTCGTCAACATCTTGATTTGTTGCTGGAAAGCATTCCAACTATGTTCCAGAATAATAAAACGGCTGATTCAGCTTTTGGGGCAGGAGTGAAGGTATTAAGTTTTATGTTTGGTTGATATTAGATGTGGGGATTTCTATCGATTATGAATGGGTTGTTTGGGTGGCATTATATCTCAAACCTGTTAAATGGGTTGATAAATTATGTTGCGAAAAGTGGAACTGGTTCTGTGGGTCAATTGGGTTGAAAGTCGCCCAAAAGCATTTCAATAGCATCCAACATCCTAAATCCTTTTGTTTTAATTTTcagataataataacaactaacataCTGATTTTTCAATCTAAACAACACATTATTTATTTCTAAAAAAATATCTAAAACTTTACAAAACAAAGTTTGTGAATCAGTTTATGTAAGTATTGTTACCTTTGTATCAAATCAATCAGGCTGCTTTTCTGGCAATGAAGAGTACCGGAGGCAAACTTTTGGTATTTCAATCAGGCAAGCGTATTTATAATCCCACTTTTGGTATCTTTattatatcatatcatatcatctgactttattagtattatatatgtatatttatattatatattatatatatatcgtgtatcaGTCCTGCCTTCTGTTGGTATTGCGGCTCTTTCTGGTCGAGAAGCTGAAGGAAGAACTAATATCTATGTAGGAGACAAGGTATTATCaataaatattattacttttatatctgataaaaaatgagattaatttgataatgtttatatatatatatatatatatatatatatatatatatatatatatatatatatatatatatatatatatgaactgaAGGAACCTCATAAGTTACTTCAACCAGTAGACAAAACTATGAAGACAATGGCTATTGAATTTGCAGAGTACCAGGTGCAACTTCTACAATTTCATTTCTTAAACCTCTTGAATTATTATAATCTTATTATTCTGGATAATTTATATAATCATGAATAATTCAGGTCTCTGTTGATGTATTCATTACTACCCAAAGTTATGTTGACATTGCATCAATCTCTGTTATCCCCAAAATGACTGGAGGGCAGGTAAGTTACATATTGAGACAATACTTTAACGCGTAGGTTAGCTTTCTTgctcatattttaataattttgtGTAATAAGTTCGCATGGTTACCAgatatattattatcatccttTTTCTGCTCGTTCGGATCCTGCAAAACTCTACAATGATCTCAGATGGAATGTCACAAGGCCACAAGGATTTGAAGCAGTGATGCGTGTTAGATGTAGTCAGGTGAGTGTTTTTTCTATTGTTTCTTAAAAAGAAATATACTTGACTCAACTTTCTTGCTGTAATCTGTGAACGTGGCAAAATGGGTCAATCAAATGGGTTTGGTAATGGATCAAAATGGGTACTTTTTTGATACGGGTTGTCCAGTAACATGTATGTTATACAAGTTTTCAAACACAGTTAGCATTTTAAGTATGCCTAAATATAACCCAAATCGATCCATTGTTGAATTGAGATTGCCACTACTGATGGTCTTCAAAAGTGTAAACATTAGTCAAGCTCTTCCTTGGATTCTATATGTAGGGTCTTCAAGTACAAGAATACTCTGGAAACTTTTGTAAACGCATTCCCACCGATGTTGACCTACCTGCGGTTGATACTAAACTCGGCTCTAATTTCTTGTTAAACTTATTAttagacttttattattatttgcctttgttaaaaattaatataaaagtTATATGCAGGTTGATTGCGACAAATCAATCATGGTAAGTTTAAAACATGACGATAAGTTacaagatggaacagaatgttcttTCCAGTGTGCGCTTCTGTATACTAGTGTGTATGGCCAAAGAAGAATACGTGTCTCCACTTTGTCGTTGCCATGCACACCTACGCTTAGCAATCTTTTTCGGTCTGCTGATTTAGATACCCAATTTTCTTGTTTTCTAAAGCAAGGTACTTTATTAGGTCTCAATATATAATTTTCATTATTAAAGCTGCCTAAATTGAAGAATCTGTAGATGTTCATTAAATTCGGTTACAGATTCTTTAAATTCCTTGGTTCGGATTgtattacttattattataatgTTGATAATTGAAATTGCTTAAAATAAGGGATCAAGCCGTTTCGGTCCAGTGCTTATAGGATTGTATAGATGTAGAATGTAAATAGGTAATTGATGTAACCGCCTACTTATACTTTGTTGCAGCGGCAAATGAAATTCCATTTACGCCGTTATTGGCAGTGAGGGATCGGGTGACAGAACTTTGCATTAGCATTCTTCATTCTTATAGGAAATATTGTGCAACCGTTTCGTCATCTGGACAACTTATTCTTCCAGAGGCACTCAAATTGTTGCCTTTATACACTCTTGGTATTTGATTAAGAGCGCTAATTATTACTACTATATgataatgatatgatgatgatatgatatggAGTTACCTGATTTGTGTTCCCAAACATGTTTCAGCTTTAACTAAAAGTATTGGACTAAGAAGCGATGGGCATGTAGACGATCGGTCATTTTGGATCAACTATGTGACCCCACTCTCCGTACAATTAGCAATACCACTTGTGTATCCCAGGATGATTAGTCTTCATGACCTTCACacaagggtatatatatatatatatatatatatatatatatatataccgatcaaTATATTTCTATGTCTGTACCACCTTATTTACATGTGATTtgatctttttatttttatttttgtacggGAACAGGAAACAGAGGGATCAGTTATTCCTCCTCCTATACCACTGTCGATTGAACATGTGAGCGATGATGGGATTTATCTTCTCGAAAACGGGGAGGATTGCTTGATTTATGTTGGAGACTCTGTGGATCCTGATATAACTCAAAAATTGTTTGGCATCTCTTCTGTTGGTGAAATCCATAGCCAGGTACATCACCAGACACCagaggtggcaaaatgggcgggCGGTTCAGGAGGGTTATTGGGTAACTGGTTACTTACTGTTGACGCATGTTGATTTTTGGTGAATAAGATTTCTCCATTAAATATAATAACCAAATCTTTTGTATTACATTTATAGTCTGAAACTTTGAATAACATAGTTGGGAAGTTGTACGCATTATGTAGACATGTCAGGCGAGTTTTGGTCCATTTAACATGCTCAATCAATTTTATGTCACCCTTCGCTGTTTAGCTAAAGAGGTTTCTCCCTCCGTTAAAGATAAAACATAATCCAAATCGAGTAATTGACTTTTTCATAAGTGGATTAAAAAATTCGCTGTTAAAGATAAAACATAATCCAAATCTGAGAATGACATTTAATTTTTTTAACAATTCAGTTTGTGTTGGAGCAATATGACAACCCTTTGTCAAAGAAGCTAAATGAAGTTTTAAATGAGATACGAAGCCAGAGATGTAACTATCTAGGGTACGTGTACAATATTTGTGTTTTATGTTCTTATCATTCGTAGCTACACTAGATTTTTGCTCTTATTGAGTATTGACTAATGATCTATTGTGTAATCATAATTACTTCTTGCAGGTTAAAATTATGCAAGAAAGGAGACCCGTCAGGTCAGTTACGTTACTTTCTTGTATACGaaaatctcaatctcaatctcaatctcaatttATTTGATATGACTATGTTTTAAATATCTAAAAGCAGATTCAAGAATCAAGATATGAAATAAAGAAAATATTTTTAACCCaaaatcaatatcaatattattattattaaaaaatagtcAAGTTTGAGCCTTGAGGTGCAAACTTTCCATGAAAATCTGATCTTTTATGACTAAAATATGACGCACATAATAAGCCACTTTAGTGTTGCAATCTTTTGTTGTAATATTAGTTAATTTGTATATCAGGAATGAGTTTCTTCTCGTATATGGTTGAAGATAAGTCTCAAAATGGTTTGTCATATGTCGAGTTTCTGGTACACGTTCATAGACAAATTCAAAGTAAAATGACTTGACGACGACGTTGTTTACAGAGGCTGGCAGCCTACTTCAGTTTTGATTATGGTTTTTGGTTACTGCTTACGTTACATGTTGATACCGATTGGGTTTGAGCCAAAACTAGCCAAGTAAGAATCTAGTTCAACAACTTGGGCTATTCTTCATGGTTTTATCCATATATCTTGCGAAAATTAGTTGATATAAGTTTTTTACtagtaacatttttgttgaaaaattGTGCAAGGGTagcatatataattataaaataaactgTTTTTGGTATGGTTCATGGTTATTTCCTGTGGGGTGATGTACACAACTATTTTTGTTATCTACACAACCAATTCTGCTTTACAGTATTGTACTGTACAATATATAAAGCATTTTTGGTTATCTACATAACAAaaatggttgtgtacatatcactcccctcTTTACTATGAGGCTATAGTTAAGGGTTTTTTGTATCAATGACATCAGTACAAGTTTATATGTAAAGTACCCCTGTACTCTTAATCTTGACCTGTTTTTAACGTTATATAGAAACCAGTAACTTTGTAGGATAGCAAGATAGTATTACATGTTTAATTGGTTACAATAACGTGCTAAGAAAGTTGTCAATATAAGTTATAAATGCATCCAGGTAAACTATttaatgagagagagagagagagagagagagagagagagagagagagagagagagagagagagtgtgtgtgtgtgtgtgtgtgtgtgtggttctaggaaaaatataaataaaaccgTTGCAGTTGTTGCAAAATGCAAATAGTGCATTGTTACATTTGGTTTTTGTAGCTCATTGTTTTAATCAGTAGATCTTTGTAAAAATCTAACAAAATTATATACTACTATTTCGATAATAATTTCGGTAGATAGCAAGGGATGAACATAGTGTCATTTAAGGTAGTTTGGTAGCTTTGTGATTTACTTAGAAACCAAGAGTTATCAAGTTATACTTGGTAACGGTTTTGGAGATTGTGGGGTATATACTTGTAAGAGTTAACTTGATAATGTCACGGAAATTGCAGAGTTCAAGGGGTAGCGTCCCACCCCTTGTCGGGGTATGGGGCAACACCCAGACCCGACCCAAACAGTATTCTACTCATACCTGTATGATGAAAAGAATTATGTTATTTCGTTGCCGAAAACACAAATCTTTGTTCTTATTTTATCTCTGTATTGATTTAACCTAGACATCAATTGAATCGAAATACTTTGTAAAGAAAGTGTCCACAAGTTACAAGAACGATCCAAACTTCATACCTAATTTCTAACAGAACCTTCtggtaatttttatttagtaaatttCAAATGTTTCGCCAACTTTTTTGTCCTATTTGAAACTTTCTAAAAATTTCTGCTGCCACCCTTTTGGTACAAAATCTAAACCATTCTTTGTATGAATCTCAGTTGTAAATTGTAGTAATTGCagactatttatttattatttatatataataggaaaaataataataatatacgttACTTGGAAGGATATACACTCAACCTCATGAATGGTTGCTGCTCTGTATATTTACAAGTTACAACTATACCAAGGAAATTAATTCATTTCCCAATACAAATGCAACAATTATATCTTTACTGTACATTTCATGCAGCAATTTTCTGGTTCTGGCTGACCCAAACATGTTTCACTTTCTTAACCGAGGGAGGAGCGGGACGCTCAATGGAAGAAAACGTACTCAAAAAAGTCAACGTGACCGTGATAATAACCTCAAAAAGTCTCCATAATCAGTCATGCTACCACTCGAAAATCTCTTCATCTTCTCCCAAACTTGCAACCGTCTTTTTGGCCTCAACGGGCCTGAACTCGAGCTTATTCTATATGAACCTACATCTAGCCCAACACCAGAAATCCCACTCTCCACATCTAGTGGAGACTCGTAGCTTGGATACATGGATCTGGATGGACCTGGGTCTGGGCCTGGCCTTGGGCTTGTACCACTCCGAGGATCAAAGTCCATGGATGTTAGATCCTCTTGGCTGCAAGTTCTAGAGCCCAGGTCTCGTGTTTCCTCACACTCATTGCACACCAATTTCAGTGCCTGAACCACCTCACCCATAAACGGTCTGTGTGACACCTCCGGCTGCACACACATTGATGCTATCGCTGCTACTTTAGATATACTGTCAAATGGAACTTCAGGACGAAGTGATGGATCAATAAGCAAGTTTAGTCCTTCGGGTGTGGGCAGTAGAGGCCGGGCCCACGCCACTAGGTTTTCTTGGCCCGATGGCATTGACATGTCAACGGGCTTTCTTCCCGTTAAGAGCTCAAGTAGCACCACCCCGTAGCTATAAACATCGCTTTTTACAAGAAGATGGCCTGTCATTGCATACTCAGGAGCCACATATCTGGTTTAACATCGCAAAACAAATCCACAAAAAATAAAACAAGATCAGTAAACATCTTTTATGACGATAATTAGTCCATTTAAACGCTCATTTTGTAGGAAAAAGAATGTACCCGAAGGTGCCCATGACACGTGTCGAAATGTGTTGGTTCTCTTCATCTAAAGCAGATCGAGCCAAACCAAAATCAGAAACTTTAGGAGTGAAGTCATGTTCTAATAAAATGTTGCTGGATTTGAAGTCTCTATGAATGACTCTTGGGCTCGAATCTTCATGCAAGTAAGCAAGCCCTCGTGCTGCACCTAAAGCTATCTTCAAGCGAGCCCCCCAGTCCAATGGTGCAGTTTCCTTATCAACCCCTGCCCAACCACATTTTCAACCAAATATTAAaaaaatcaataatcaataaaTGATTTGATAGTCAAGTACTCTATTTCTAGATTAAGATAGCCATTTTAACCCATTTACTAGTTAACGCATCAACTTCGGGTATCTTTCATCTCTAATGTTTCGAATAGGTCAAACTGAATATATTAACTTAAAACAGTCAAGTGGGTCGAAATTCACAGAGTGAAATTTTGTGCGTGCAACCTCCTAAATCCTTCTATTCAAAAAAAGTTATATTTGTATTTCGTTTTCAGatttatattatattacatataaaCAAATAAGAATAATCATAAAGCAAGTTTTGGTGATACCATGAAGATGAGATTCAACGCTGCCATTAGGAATGAGCTCATAAACCAAGGACCGGTTTCTATCTTCTGTACATATACCAATCAAGCGGACCAAATTTCTATGGTGCAGGCGGCTAAGCATCTCAACTTCAGCCAAGAACTCTCGATCCCCTTGATGATCATCGCGTTTGAGTACTTTGACTGCAATTTTTGTCCCATCTTCAAGCACACCACTATAAACACGCCCAAATCCACCTTCTCCAAGAACTCCTAACTCGTTGAAGTTATCGGTTGCTTTCTCCAAATCACTCAAACTAAACGTCTTTGCAGATCCCTTGTAATGTATACTAGACCGAAATGATAGTGATGCAGACTCGGGCCCACTTCCATTCATAGATGCACCTACACCTACAATACAATACGGTTTGATAAAAAAATGGTCAAATTATCAAAATGAGCTTAAACTGTTTTGTAGTCATAAAGGTGCTACTTTTGAGATTACCTGATGATTTAGTGACAGAAGGTAAAGTAGATGCAGTGTTTGGTCCCGAATGAGCTCCATCCCTACTTTTCACCAGTAGAACCCAAACAGCGACACATACTAGAATTGCGGCTACAACCGCTGACAaagatattatagaaattacactGCCACTTAGCTTATTGCTCCGCCTCTGATTACTTACATCAACCCCGAGTGGCTTTATGTCCCTACCGTTGTTGCCATGACCATACGGTTCACCATTTACACCATTTGTAGTTGGCATAGGTGGTGATGGAGGGAGCCCTATCAACAACATAAATGTGTGAGTTTGGGTTGCATTTTATAACAGAAGGGTCAAATTAAAACATTAGCA is from Rutidosis leptorrhynchoides isolate AG116_Rl617_1_P2 chromosome 10, CSIRO_AGI_Rlap_v1, whole genome shotgun sequence and encodes:
- the LOC139873024 gene encoding protein transport protein SEC24 C-like isoform X2, producing the protein MATPGGPRPGSIPPNYNPNSVSDNMKNLQINRPNQPPNPANAPRGPPPSLGQQPQSQSQPFSSPFSVPNRPGPPPPGVVPRGVVPPSSGPTPHGTLPPFMVANRPVGAGGPPGGNASLASRPMPPVPVPSTSGPGPFASTPSPTPPPVMPVGSGAMNNGPPMFGPPHGTPGGPQYPSSGVRPSAPTRPPPPPPQTMSSFLGGSFDNQPRGPPQVAPPTFSAPLRAGMQPSSGPPTFSSQAQPQGPPFGAQPWQMQSQQNVPPPSIPCSGQPPRMYGMSPPLANQQSMATISPATGPSGNAVSGPSKIDPNQIPRPVPSSSVLLHETRQGNQANPPPPATSEFIVRDTGNCSPRYMRSTINQIPCTAYLLNTSGMQLALLVQPLALPHPSEEPIQIVDFGEGGPVRCSRCKGYINPFMKFVDQGKRFICNFCGFTDETPREYQCNLGPDGRRRDADERPELCRGTVEFVATKEFLVREPMPAVFFFLIDVSMNALQTGAVAGACSAISRVVADLPEGPRTMVGIATFDSTIQFYNLKRAFQQPLMLIVPDIEDVYTPLQTDVIVQLSECRQHLDLLLESIPTMFQNNKTADSAFGAGVKAAFLAMKSTGGKLLVFQSVLPSVGIAALSGREAEGRTNIYVGDKTMAIEFAEYQVSVDVFITTQSYVDIASISVIPKMTGGQIYYYHPFSARSDPAKLYNDLRWNVTRPQGFEAVMRVRCSQGLQVQEYSGNFCKRIPTDVDLPAVDCDKSIMVSLKHDDKLQDGTECSFQCALLYTSVYGQRRIRVSTLSLPCTPTLSNLFRSADLDTQFSCFLKQAANEIPFTPLLAVRDRVTELCISILHSYRKYCATVSSSGQLILPEALKLLPLYTLALTKSIGLRSDGHVDDRSFWINYVTPLSVQLAIPLVYPRMISLHDLHTRETEGSVIPPPIPLSIEHVSDDGIYLLENGEDCLIYVGDSVDPDITQKLFGISSVGEIHSQFVLEQYDNPLSKKLNEVLNEIRSQRCNYLGLKLCKKGDPSGMSFFSYMVEDKSQNGLSYVEFLVHVHRQIQSKMT
- the LOC139873024 gene encoding protein transport protein SEC24 C-like isoform X1, which translates into the protein MATPGGPRPGSIPPNYNPNSVSDNMKNLQINRPNQPPNPANAPRGPPPSLGQQPQSQSQPFSSPFSVPNRPGPPPPGVVPRGVVPPSSGPTPHGTLPPFMVANRPVGAGGPPGGNASLASRPMPPVPVPSTSGPGPFASTPSPTPPPVMPVGSGAMNNGPPMFGPPHGTPGGPQYPSSGVRPSAPTRPPPPPPQTMSSFLGGSFDNQPRGPPQVAPPTFSAPLRAGMQPSSGPPTFSSQAQPQGPPFGAQPWQMQSQQNVPPPSIPCSGQPPRMYGMSPPLANQQSMATISPATGPSGNAVSGPSKIDPNQIPRPVPSSSVLLHETRQGNQANPPPPATSEFIVRDTGNCSPRYMRSTINQIPCTAYLLNTSGMQLALLVQPLALPHPSEEPIQIVDFGEGGPVRCSRCKGYINPFMKFVDQGKRFICNFCGFTDETPREYQCNLGPDGRRRDADERPELCRGTVEFVATKEFLVREPMPAVFFFLIDVSMNALQTGAVAGACSAISRVVADLPEGPRTMVGIATFDSTIQFYNLKRAFQQPLMLIVPDIEDVYTPLQTDVIVQLSECRQHLDLLLESIPTMFQNNKTADSAFGAGVKAAFLAMKSTGGKLLVFQSVLPSVGIAALSGREAEGRTNIYVGDKEPHKLLQPVDKTMKTMAIEFAEYQVSVDVFITTQSYVDIASISVIPKMTGGQIYYYHPFSARSDPAKLYNDLRWNVTRPQGFEAVMRVRCSQGLQVQEYSGNFCKRIPTDVDLPAVDCDKSIMVSLKHDDKLQDGTECSFQCALLYTSVYGQRRIRVSTLSLPCTPTLSNLFRSADLDTQFSCFLKQAANEIPFTPLLAVRDRVTELCISILHSYRKYCATVSSSGQLILPEALKLLPLYTLALTKSIGLRSDGHVDDRSFWINYVTPLSVQLAIPLVYPRMISLHDLHTRETEGSVIPPPIPLSIEHVSDDGIYLLENGEDCLIYVGDSVDPDITQKLFGISSVGEIHSQFVLEQYDNPLSKKLNEVLNEIRSQRCNYLGLKLCKKGDPSGMSFFSYMVEDKSQNGLSYVEFLVHVHRQIQSKMT